In Ignavibacteriales bacterium, the following are encoded in one genomic region:
- a CDS encoding ATP-binding protein — MNHSGIFSKTREKLSVAFADQIKEEKFLNQQRDNTAEQLRWACLVGALIMIGFIWQDTIISETGHQAIMIRILGALPVSALAWYLSRKLAVRRFISYITALFWLSYTCLTAALFISYGSGPYGLTSSIGLGSFLIIIFGIFTFSNLRLWATILVGMSTLLVYTISVALWTESVFVDFIMGDFLTVVALMIGTGIKTLFTERAQRRQFETSEQLNKSYTMMEQQVRERTADLQDTNTMLIAEVAERKHLLEEIIKAKEKAEEMSRLKSSFLANMSHELRTPLNGILGFAEIMKEQLTDENFKGQAKIIFESGNRLKQTLDLILNLSKIESETLEVYFEEVELTEYVLELVKVFEKSAEAIGIELKVITGKELLFSNLDKILLNSIINNLLNNAIKYTPKGKVTVEINKIIDDEKMNVEFLVTDTGIGIVEENLAIIFEPFRQASEGWNRKYEGTGLGLTLVKKYAESMHGEITVESKVGVGSAFRVKFPLIKVAFKKSEKAEIETKEEKYVVEIKKVGEPLILYVEDDLVSQKLIKTLVASSYNIDCIADGEGAIELVKRNKYDIILMDINLGGKLNGIETIKLLQKIKGYRKIPIIAITVYAMAGDKEKLLSEGCTHYISKPFAKSEFLSLLKEALNWNNKN; from the coding sequence ATGAACCATTCCGGAATATTCTCCAAGACGAGGGAGAAATTGTCCGTGGCGTTTGCTGATCAGATCAAAGAAGAAAAGTTTCTGAATCAACAAAGAGATAACACCGCCGAACAATTACGCTGGGCATGTTTAGTAGGCGCTTTAATTATGATCGGATTTATATGGCAGGACACAATTATTTCGGAAACCGGTCATCAAGCCATTATGATAAGAATTCTTGGCGCTCTTCCCGTCAGTGCCCTGGCTTGGTATTTAAGTCGCAAACTGGCAGTGCGTCGCTTCATATCATATATCACCGCTTTATTCTGGCTGAGTTATACCTGCTTAACTGCGGCATTATTTATAAGCTATGGATCTGGTCCATATGGACTCACAAGTTCAATTGGACTCGGGAGTTTCTTAATCATTATTTTCGGGATATTTACCTTTTCGAACCTGCGCTTATGGGCAACAATACTGGTTGGGATGTCAACCCTCCTGGTCTATACTATTTCGGTTGCTCTTTGGACTGAATCAGTTTTTGTTGATTTCATTATGGGTGACTTTTTGACTGTTGTGGCACTGATGATAGGGACTGGTATAAAAACCCTGTTTACAGAACGTGCTCAGCGCCGGCAATTTGAGACATCTGAGCAGCTTAATAAATCCTATACTATGATGGAGCAGCAGGTTCGGGAACGCACGGCTGATCTGCAGGACACCAATACGATGTTGATTGCAGAGGTTGCCGAACGCAAACATTTATTAGAAGAAATAATTAAAGCCAAAGAAAAAGCGGAAGAAATGAGCCGGTTAAAATCCAGTTTCTTAGCCAATATGAGCCACGAACTACGCACACCGTTAAATGGAATACTTGGTTTTGCAGAAATAATGAAAGAACAATTAACAGATGAAAATTTTAAAGGACAGGCAAAAATAATTTTTGAAAGCGGAAACAGGCTAAAGCAAACATTAGACCTGATACTTAATTTATCGAAAATTGAATCCGAAACTCTGGAAGTATATTTTGAAGAGGTTGAATTAACTGAGTATGTTCTTGAATTAGTTAAAGTATTCGAAAAATCTGCAGAAGCTATAGGAATAGAACTAAAAGTAATTACAGGCAAAGAATTATTATTTTCCAACCTCGATAAAATTTTGTTAAATTCTATCATCAATAACCTTCTGAATAATGCAATTAAGTACACTCCAAAAGGTAAAGTAACAGTTGAAATTAATAAAATAATTGACGACGAAAAAATGAATGTGGAATTTTTGGTAACAGATACTGGTATAGGAATAGTGGAAGAAAATCTGGCAATTATTTTCGAGCCTTTCAGGCAGGCAAGTGAAGGATGGAATAGAAAATATGAAGGTACAGGTTTAGGACTTACGCTGGTAAAGAAATATGCGGAAAGCATGCATGGAGAGATAACAGTTGAAAGCAAAGTTGGCGTTGGTTCAGCATTTAGAGTAAAGTTCCCGCTAATTAAAGTAGCATTTAAAAAAAGTGAAAAAGCAGAGATTGAAACTAAAGAAGAAAAATATGTAGTTGAAATAAAGAAAGTTGGTGAACCATTAATTTTATATGTTGAAGATGATCTGGTGAGTCAAAAGTTGATTAAAACATTAGTGGCAAGCTCTTATAATATTGATTGCATTGCAGATGGTGAAGGGGCAATAGAATTAGTAAAGAGGAATAAATATGATATAATTCTGATGGATATAAATCTTGGTGGTAAATTAAATGGTATAGAAACTATAAAATTATTACAAAAAATAAAAGGTTACAGAAAGATTCCCATAATAGCTATTACAGTTTACGCTATGGCTGGTGATAAAGAAAAATTGTTAAGTGAAGGTTGTACGCATTATATATCCAAGCCTTTTGCAAAATCAGAGTTTCTTTCTTTATTAAAAGAGGCTCTTAATTGGAATAATAAAAATTAA